From Halosolutus amylolyticus, a single genomic window includes:
- a CDS encoding MATE family efflux transporter produces MTTGAIPPKLLALAWPLVLGNLLQTVYNLADMFWVGRVSAEAVAAVSLMFPLSWMFVSTAMGITAATIALVSQYVGAGNDRMADRVVAQTILLTLAVSTVLAAIGLAFRRPLLWLIGARDQVFVEALAYIEVIFLALPLTFLFFAFRSSLQGAGDTKTAMWLVFVSAGINVVLDPFFILGWGPFPAMGTRGAAIATFISRGLATVAGIYILLDGGFGVRLRIGDLVPDLSIQKQLVDVGYPATIDGWARSFAAVAMAGFVARFGAAPTAAYGIGVRLMSVTWAVSGAVGQATATGVGQNLGAKTPDRAAAVARTATAATMVFIFAVAAALVAFPAQAIRLFVADPAVIAEGVVFLRITAPFWALFAGVMVVQGALRGAGNTKAAMALSFLSRWVFRVPVAIVLAFSWTLTLPGTGVTIGALDWGIEGIWWAYSFGMAVSFVVAVAWFRRGTWREGVIEDESGEDRSPRDDRTAAGGSETDFVDD; encoded by the coding sequence ATGACGACGGGGGCGATCCCCCCGAAACTGCTGGCACTCGCGTGGCCGCTCGTCCTCGGGAACCTCCTCCAGACCGTCTACAACCTGGCGGACATGTTCTGGGTCGGCCGCGTGAGCGCCGAGGCGGTCGCCGCCGTCTCCCTGATGTTTCCGCTCTCGTGGATGTTCGTCTCGACCGCGATGGGGATCACCGCCGCCACCATCGCGCTGGTCTCCCAGTACGTCGGCGCGGGAAACGATCGGATGGCCGACCGGGTCGTCGCCCAGACGATCCTGCTCACGCTGGCCGTCTCGACGGTGCTGGCAGCGATCGGTCTCGCCTTTCGGCGACCCCTACTCTGGCTCATCGGCGCGCGCGACCAGGTGTTCGTCGAGGCACTGGCCTACATCGAGGTGATCTTCCTCGCGCTCCCGCTTACGTTCCTCTTCTTCGCGTTCCGATCGTCGCTCCAGGGCGCTGGTGACACGAAGACGGCGATGTGGCTCGTCTTCGTCTCCGCGGGAATCAACGTCGTGCTCGACCCCTTCTTCATCCTGGGCTGGGGGCCGTTCCCGGCGATGGGGACCCGCGGTGCGGCGATCGCGACGTTCATCTCCCGCGGCCTGGCGACAGTGGCGGGGATCTACATCCTGCTGGACGGCGGGTTCGGGGTTCGTCTCCGGATCGGCGATCTCGTGCCGGACCTGTCGATTCAAAAACAGCTCGTCGACGTCGGCTACCCCGCGACGATCGACGGCTGGGCGCGCAGTTTCGCCGCGGTGGCGATGGCCGGCTTCGTCGCGCGGTTCGGGGCCGCGCCGACGGCGGCCTACGGGATCGGGGTCCGGCTGATGTCGGTGACGTGGGCGGTCTCGGGCGCGGTCGGGCAGGCGACCGCGACCGGCGTCGGCCAGAACCTCGGCGCGAAGACGCCCGATCGGGCGGCGGCGGTCGCACGCACCGCGACCGCGGCGACGATGGTCTTCATCTTCGCCGTCGCGGCCGCCCTCGTCGCGTTCCCGGCGCAGGCGATCCGGCTCTTCGTCGCCGATCCCGCGGTGATCGCGGAGGGCGTCGTCTTCCTGCGGATCACGGCCCCGTTCTGGGCGCTGTTCGCGGGCGTGATGGTCGTCCAGGGCGCGCTCCGCGGGGCCGGGAACACCAAGGCGGCGATGGCCCTGTCGTTCCTCTCGCGCTGGGTGTTCCGGGTCCCCGTCGCGATCGTCCTCGCGTTCTCGTGGACGCTCACGCTTCCGGGCACCGGCGTCACGATCGGTGCGCTCGACTGGGGCATCGAGGGGATCTGGTGGGCCTACTCGTTCGGCATGGCCGTCTCGTTCGTCGTCGCCGTCGCCTGGTTCCGGCGAGGGACGTGGCGTGAGGGCGTGATCGAGGACGAGTCGGGCGAGGATCGATCGCCGCGGGACGATCGGACGGCCGCTGGCGGCAGCGAGACGGATTTCGTGGACGACTGA
- a CDS encoding acyltransferase, whose amino-acid sequence MSDRIHSVDSMRIIAMAFVVMIHTDPFRGLGVYGNMVNFTIDSTARFAVPFFFVTSGYLFARKTADRDPTAYLVKQATTIASLYAFGLALAAPVFLAGTVTRDGGENSDLVGSSLSELVRFLSPLELLYYGNSVSVILWFLPALAFSLTLVYCFVRADKTAYVVPVSLCFHAIGLLGASYTMFVDVPFEVRDALFFGFFYTSLGYYVGSRDWRPKPDRSGVYLGATALFAALHVGERYVLGYVIAGETFANGVYTASYTIGTALVSISLFAFLLSRPALGKGTPVPTWGRYAVGIYVTHPTVLFLLERTEEILHAMGYEIGTTLLWHLALTPATFFGALLVYVAARKSGVIRERRIRLPRLRSDRSHDPN is encoded by the coding sequence ATGAGCGATCGGATACACAGTGTCGATTCGATGCGGATAATTGCGATGGCGTTTGTTGTCATGATTCACACAGATCCGTTCAGGGGACTCGGAGTGTACGGCAATATGGTTAATTTTACGATAGATTCGACGGCCCGGTTCGCCGTTCCGTTCTTTTTCGTGACGTCAGGCTACCTGTTCGCCCGGAAAACGGCGGACCGAGATCCGACTGCCTACCTGGTCAAACAGGCGACCACGATCGCTTCGCTATACGCGTTCGGGCTGGCGCTCGCCGCGCCGGTTTTCCTCGCGGGAACCGTCACGCGGGACGGTGGCGAAAATAGCGACCTCGTTGGCAGCAGTCTCTCCGAACTCGTCAGGTTCCTCTCTCCCCTCGAACTCCTCTACTACGGGAATTCCGTGTCGGTCATCCTGTGGTTCCTTCCGGCCCTCGCCTTCTCGCTGACGCTCGTCTACTGCTTCGTGCGGGCCGATAAGACGGCGTACGTGGTGCCGGTTTCGCTCTGTTTCCACGCGATCGGTCTCCTGGGGGCGAGTTACACGATGTTCGTGGACGTGCCGTTCGAGGTCAGGGACGCGCTCTTCTTCGGGTTCTTCTATACGAGTCTCGGCTACTACGTCGGCTCTCGCGACTGGCGGCCAAAGCCCGACCGGAGCGGGGTTTACCTCGGTGCGACTGCCCTCTTCGCCGCGCTCCACGTCGGAGAACGGTACGTACTTGGATACGTTATCGCGGGAGAGACGTTCGCTAACGGCGTGTATACGGCGAGCTACACGATCGGAACGGCGCTCGTTTCGATCTCCCTCTTCGCGTTTCTCCTCTCGCGACCGGCGCTCGGGAAGGGGACCCCGGTACCGACGTGGGGACGCTACGCCGTCGGAATTTACGTCACCCATCCGACCGTGCTGTTCCTTCTGGAGCGGACGGAAGAGATTCTGCACGCGATGGGGTACGAGATCGGTACCACGCTCCTGTGGCATCTCGCGTTGACTCCGGCGACCTTCTTCGGGGCGTTGCTCGTCTACGTCGCGGCGCGCAAATCGGGAGTCATCCGCGAGCGGCGGATTCGTCTGCCGCGACTTCGTTCGGACCGGAGTCACGATCCGAACTAA
- a CDS encoding flippase, which yields MTDHDEGVSTLAKQGGITFVGNVVKGVLGFAIVMLMTRFVSPSVYGLFVLATSVILFTQVFANLGLPLAIDYFVPQYLDAGERGKAKGVIVQVTATVLVTSSLVALALALSTARIGAFFQEPAMRIALLLLSVTIPMLAIYKVLLTSYYSIKKLQYRVIMRDLVRPIVRFAVTAGLLLAGFGLLGLIAGYVIGLFVAITVGTAVFVYKAWDLLTADIELVAPGPLVRYSVPLAMTSVVFVLMGQVDYFLLGYFLSSDDVGIYRVGYMLGSGLMIIFNSLSPVFKPLIAETREDTALVEQRFQVMARWIVGITLPYAIVLSLGASSYLAVLYTPQYAAANVVVVLLAGAFLFNVTFGGPDGTLLQGLGYSRMVFANTLVLFGANLLVSMTLIPIVGIEGAAIGSATALFLVGALTLGEVYHLDGIHPFTRDFAKVVGAGVPATIAGAPIVLFVDSDLVIVATLPIVVIVVFVLSLIATDAFTDEDAQMVAEFSPTLQKWLPASLLNR from the coding sequence ATGACGGATCACGACGAAGGCGTCTCGACGCTCGCGAAACAGGGCGGCATCACGTTCGTCGGGAACGTCGTCAAGGGCGTGCTCGGGTTCGCGATCGTCATGCTGATGACGCGGTTCGTCAGTCCGTCGGTCTACGGGCTGTTCGTCCTGGCGACGTCCGTGATCCTCTTCACACAGGTGTTCGCGAACCTCGGCCTGCCGCTCGCGATCGACTATTTCGTCCCGCAGTACCTCGATGCGGGCGAACGCGGCAAAGCCAAGGGCGTGATCGTGCAGGTGACGGCGACCGTCCTCGTCACCTCGTCGCTCGTCGCGCTCGCGCTCGCGCTCAGTACGGCGCGGATCGGTGCCTTCTTCCAGGAGCCCGCGATGCGGATCGCGCTCCTGTTGCTCTCGGTCACCATCCCGATGCTGGCGATCTACAAGGTCCTGCTGACCTCCTACTACAGCATCAAGAAGCTCCAGTACCGGGTGATCATGCGTGACCTCGTGCGCCCGATCGTCCGGTTTGCCGTCACCGCCGGCCTCCTGCTCGCCGGGTTCGGTCTGCTGGGGTTGATCGCCGGCTACGTGATCGGACTGTTCGTCGCTATTACTGTCGGTACGGCCGTCTTCGTCTACAAGGCGTGGGACCTCCTGACGGCCGACATCGAACTCGTCGCGCCGGGGCCGCTCGTGCGGTACTCCGTCCCGCTCGCGATGACCAGCGTCGTCTTCGTCCTGATGGGGCAGGTCGACTACTTCCTGCTCGGCTACTTCCTTTCCTCCGACGACGTCGGCATCTACCGCGTCGGCTACATGCTCGGCTCCGGCCTGATGATCATCTTCAACTCGCTATCGCCGGTGTTCAAGCCGCTGATCGCCGAAACGCGCGAGGACACCGCGCTCGTCGAGCAACGGTTCCAGGTCATGGCCCGCTGGATCGTCGGGATCACCTTGCCGTACGCGATCGTCCTCTCGCTCGGCGCGAGTTCCTACCTCGCCGTCCTCTATACGCCCCAGTACGCCGCGGCGAACGTCGTCGTCGTCCTGCTGGCCGGCGCGTTCCTCTTCAACGTCACGTTCGGCGGTCCCGACGGGACGCTCCTCCAGGGACTCGGCTACTCGCGGATGGTCTTCGCCAACACGCTGGTGCTGTTCGGTGCGAACCTCCTCGTCTCGATGACGCTCATCCCGATCGTCGGCATCGAGGGCGCGGCGATCGGCTCCGCCACCGCGCTGTTCCTGGTCGGCGCGCTGACGCTGGGCGAGGTGTACCACCTCGACGGCATTCACCCCTTCACGCGGGACTTCGCGAAGGTCGTCGGTGCCGGCGTGCCCGCGACGATCGCCGGCGCACCGATCGTCCTGTTCGTCGACTCGGACCTGGTGATCGTCGCCACCCTCCCGATCGTCGTGATCGTCGTGTTCGTCCTCTCGCTGATCGCGACCGACGCGTTCACCGACGAGGACGCCCAGATGGTCGCCGAGTTCAGTCCGACTCTGCAGAAGTGGTTGCCGGCGAGCCTGCTGAACCGGTGA
- a CDS encoding FxLYD domain-containing protein: MDRRGFLGVAALVSLGGCLSYFEENGEEITEPGDVKIVYDDLVRESPGTEDERVYVWGIVRNVGDRELSYVEIRATFLDAEGEELETVIENVEEDVSSGEEWPFDVEFPQFGEAAAEVESYELEPATGV, encoded by the coding sequence ATGGATCGTCGCGGGTTTCTCGGCGTTGCCGCCCTGGTCTCGCTCGGCGGTTGTCTCAGCTACTTCGAGGAGAACGGCGAGGAGATCACCGAACCTGGCGACGTGAAAATCGTCTACGACGACCTCGTGCGGGAAAGCCCCGGTACCGAGGACGAACGCGTCTACGTCTGGGGGATCGTCAGGAACGTCGGCGACCGCGAACTGAGCTACGTCGAGATCCGGGCGACGTTCCTCGACGCCGAGGGCGAGGAACTCGAGACGGTCATCGAGAACGTCGAAGAAGACGTCAGTTCGGGCGAGGAATGGCCGTTCGACGTCGAATTCCCACAGTTCGGCGAGGCGGCCGCCGAGGTCGAGAGCTACGAACTCGAACCGGCGACGGGAGTCTGA